GCCCGCGGCGCAGGCCGCCGTCGACGCGCTCGCCCCGATCGAACTGGACGACGCGCATGTCACGCTGCCGGGGTCGACCTCTGCAGTAGTCACCTGGACGTCGTCGAGCCCAGACATCGTGATCGGCGCCGACGGTCGCTCGGCCACCGTGACGCAGCCGGAGGCCGGGTCCGTGGAGACCACCCTCACCGCGACCGCGACGGTGCGCGGAGTCCCTGCGACGAGAGAGATTCCCGTGACCATCCGCCCCGCAGCGGCCCCGACAGACGACTACGGGTACCTCATGGTGCACTTCATCGAGGACGCTGCCGGCTATGCCGAGAAGATCTACGTCGACATCTCGCGCGGCGACGACCCGGAGAAGTGGGACCCGCTCAACGGCGGTCGGCCGATCCTGGCTTCGCAGCTGGGGACGACCGGCGTGCGTGATCCGTTCCTGACGCGCAATCCCGAGACCGGCCGGTACTACATCATCGCGACCGATCTTCGGGTGTTCGGCGGCGACGGCGGCCCCGCCTCGTGCAACACCTGGTGCCACTGGCAGACGCATGGCAGCACCGATCTCGTGGTCTGGGAGTCAGACGACCTGGTGAACTGGGGCGAGCCGCGAACGTTCGACACGGCGCTCAACAGCAGCGGCACCAAGGTTGCCGACCTCGGCATGGCCTGGGCTCCCGAGGCCCTGTGGGTCGACGACTACTACCCGGACGGTCGTGGCGCGTTCGTCATGTACTGGTCGTCGAACGTGTACCAGGATGCCGCGCACACCGGGCCGAGCTACCAGCGCGTGCTCTGGGGCGCCACCACCGACTTCTCCCAGGAGACCTTTTCGTTCGGTGGCGACTTCGTGAACAGCGGCGCCAGCTCGATCGACACGACGATGATCCAGAACGACGGTACGACCTACCGCATCACGAAGGACAACGGCCTTGGCAAGGGCATCTACATGGAGTCCACCACGACCGAGCGGTGGTGGGAGCCGGACACCTCGTGGACGATCCTGCAGACGGAGATCGGCGCGGCGTGGACAGGCGGACACGCCGGCGGAGTTGAGGGACCGGCCGTATTCAAAAGCCACGACGACGAGAAGTGGTATCTGTACGTCGATGTGATCCCGAGCACCGGATACCGGCCCATGGTCACCACGGACCTCGACACCGGGTGGACTCAGCTGAACGACCCCACGTTCTCGATGGCTCCGCACACCAAGCACGGCGGCATCATCTCCCTGACCAAGGCGCAGTACGACACCGTGCGGTCGGCGGATGCCACGACCGCCGTGTCATCCGACCTCGGCTCGATCGAGATCGACGCCGGCAGTGAGCCGAGCGAACTCGACAGTGCGCTGCCGGCGACCACCGACGTCGTGCTCGCCTACGAGCGGGGCACCGCGTCGCGGCCGGTCGTGTGGAAGGAGGCATCCGTCGATCTCGACACCCCCGGCACCTACCCGATCACGGGAACGGTGAGCACGTACTCGGCCAACCTCGACACGTGGGTCGGGGCCGGCGGCTCGACCGCATGGAACGCACCCGACCGGGCGCTCTCGAGCAGTGCGGCGATCACCGTGAACGCGACCGTGGTCGTGACCGCGCCGGAGGGCCCGTCGTTCACCGTGCTGGCCGACACCCGCTGCGTGGCGGGCAAGGTCGTGCTCGTCGCCAAGACCACGAACACCGGCGAGACGCCCGCCGGGATCGCGATCGACACCCCGTACGGCTCGAAGACGGTGCAACTCGATGCTGGCGCGGCCAAGAGCCTGACGTTCGCGTCTCGTCTCGCCTCCGTTCCGGCGGGCAGCATCGAGGCGACGTCTGCCGGCGGCACCCAGACGGCCGCGTTCGCGGCGCGTACCTGCAACTGACCGCGAACTGGAGCATGGAGAGATGACAGGAACGAGCGGGGTGATCGGTATGGGAGCACGATCGTCGCGTTCGACGACGCCCCGCCTCGAGGTGTCGCGGAGCCGTCTGCATCCTCACGATCTTCCCGCGGACCATGCGGGCGAGACCACGGCCCCCCGAAAGGCCGTGAGTGGCGAGGGAGCCGGCCCCGGTCGCGCTGTCGAGCCTGAAAACGAACGTGTCAGCATCCCGGCTGCACACCGATTCGGTCGGCCGACGCCGGCCGAGGAACTGGAGAAATCATGATCAGCAAAGGTGCTGCAGCGCGCTGCGCTGCGGGTGTGCTCGGCGGGCTCATGCTCGTCGGAGTGGGAACGGCGGCGTTCGCCGCCTACCCCGACCCCGAAGGCAGCTCGGGCGTGGATGTGAAGGTCGACATCGCCGAGGTGCAG
The Agromyces albus DNA segment above includes these coding regions:
- a CDS encoding LamG-like jellyroll fold domain-containing protein, with translation MSTHAATVRVFRATAIAVGAALLAAATAAGPLVPSAANAVPADAPRDGLLAEYLFTQTTGSTVANTAGGSLGPATVVNGSDALWTGSSLVLAGGAKGGAGDWVRLPDSLLAGEESATITVETKFDPSMASAWHFLWNIGSEDTSAYWFASLKDTARTAITTGGGGAEVNARGLAPLTPGRWYSVTSVIDGAADIITFYVDGVRAGSTSTALTPGSIAAQTMNTIGRAPYPDPLYKGEVAAFRVYDRALTPEEVTEVSIADAAPHADEMAPAAQAAVDALAPIELDDAHVTLPGSTSAVVTWTSSSPDIVIGADGRSATVTQPEAGSVETTLTATATVRGVPATREIPVTIRPAAAPTDDYGYLMVHFIEDAAGYAEKIYVDISRGDDPEKWDPLNGGRPILASQLGTTGVRDPFLTRNPETGRYYIIATDLRVFGGDGGPASCNTWCHWQTHGSTDLVVWESDDLVNWGEPRTFDTALNSSGTKVADLGMAWAPEALWVDDYYPDGRGAFVMYWSSNVYQDAAHTGPSYQRVLWGATTDFSQETFSFGGDFVNSGASSIDTTMIQNDGTTYRITKDNGLGKGIYMESTTTERWWEPDTSWTILQTEIGAAWTGGHAGGVEGPAVFKSHDDEKWYLYVDVIPSTGYRPMVTTDLDTGWTQLNDPTFSMAPHTKHGGIISLTKAQYDTVRSADATTAVSSDLGSIEIDAGSEPSELDSALPATTDVVLAYERGTASRPVVWKEASVDLDTPGTYPITGTVSTYSANLDTWVGAGGSTAWNAPDRALSSSAAITVNATVVVTAPEGPSFTVLADTRCVAGKVVLVAKTTNTGETPAGIAIDTPYGSKTVQLDAGAAKSLTFASRLASVPAGSIEATSAGGTQTAAFAARTCN